From Cellulomonas fimi ATCC 484, a single genomic window includes:
- the glmU gene encoding bifunctional UDP-N-acetylglucosamine diphosphorylase/glucosamine-1-phosphate N-acetyltransferase GlmU, whose protein sequence is MTFPRPAAVIVLAAGEGTRMRSATPKVLHTLAGRSMLGHALASARALDPDRVVVVVRHGREAVAAHVAEVDPRALLADQDDVPGTGRAVQVAMTALDAAAQAQAAGASDGPGVAGSAAGVLLDGAVVVVAGDVPLLDAGTLGELLAAHHADGNAVTVLTTEVDDPTGYGRILREPGTGDVLGIVEQKDADDEQRAITEINSSIYVFDAAVLRGALGRLGRDNAQGEVYLTDVLAIARSEGGHVRALRTDDPVLVEGVNDRVQLARLRAELNRRLLEDWMREGVTVVDPATTWVDVDVELERDVTLLPGTQLHGATVVREGATVGPDTTLTDVEVGPRATVSRTHGSLAVIGEGASVGPFAYLRPGTVLGADGKIGTFVETKNAQIGTGSKVPHLSYVGDATIGDHTNIGAASVTVNYDGVNKHHTTIGSYARTGADNMFVAPVTVGDGAYTGAGSVIRRDVPAGALGVSAGAQRNIEGWVARARAGTPAAEAARRAGAGGADELSPQARAERERAAQAASDPRRTPPPTLPDQPAPLADPAGTTSEDSAR, encoded by the coding sequence GTGACGTTCCCCCGCCCAGCCGCCGTCATCGTCCTCGCCGCTGGTGAGGGCACGCGGATGCGCTCGGCCACCCCGAAGGTCCTGCACACTCTCGCCGGCCGCAGCATGCTCGGCCACGCCCTCGCCTCGGCGCGGGCGCTCGACCCCGACCGCGTGGTCGTGGTCGTGCGGCACGGGCGCGAGGCGGTCGCTGCGCACGTGGCCGAGGTCGACCCGCGCGCGCTGCTCGCCGACCAGGACGACGTCCCGGGCACGGGCCGCGCGGTCCAGGTCGCGATGACGGCGCTCGACGCCGCCGCGCAGGCGCAGGCCGCCGGCGCGTCCGACGGCCCCGGTGTGGCCGGCTCCGCCGCGGGCGTGCTGCTCGACGGTGCGGTCGTCGTCGTCGCGGGCGACGTCCCGCTGCTCGACGCGGGCACGCTCGGCGAGCTGCTCGCGGCGCACCACGCGGACGGCAACGCGGTGACGGTGCTCACGACCGAGGTCGACGACCCCACCGGCTACGGCCGGATCCTGCGTGAGCCGGGCACGGGGGACGTGCTCGGCATCGTCGAGCAGAAGGACGCCGACGACGAGCAGCGCGCGATCACCGAGATCAACTCGTCGATCTACGTGTTCGACGCGGCGGTGCTGCGCGGCGCGCTCGGGCGGCTCGGGCGCGACAACGCGCAGGGCGAGGTGTACCTGACGGACGTCCTGGCGATCGCGCGGTCGGAGGGTGGTCACGTCCGGGCGCTGCGCACCGACGACCCGGTGCTCGTCGAGGGCGTCAACGACCGCGTGCAGCTCGCGCGCCTGCGGGCCGAGCTGAACCGCCGGCTCCTCGAGGACTGGATGCGCGAGGGCGTCACGGTGGTCGATCCCGCGACGACGTGGGTGGACGTGGACGTCGAGCTCGAGCGCGACGTGACCCTCCTGCCCGGTACGCAGCTGCACGGCGCGACGGTGGTCCGCGAGGGCGCGACGGTCGGCCCGGACACCACGCTGACGGACGTCGAGGTGGGCCCGCGCGCGACGGTGAGCCGCACGCACGGCTCGCTCGCGGTGATCGGGGAGGGCGCGAGCGTCGGCCCGTTCGCCTACCTGCGGCCCGGCACGGTGCTGGGCGCGGACGGCAAGATCGGCACGTTCGTCGAGACGAAGAACGCGCAGATCGGCACGGGCTCGAAGGTGCCGCACCTGTCCTACGTGGGCGACGCGACGATCGGCGACCACACGAACATCGGTGCCGCCTCGGTGACCGTGAACTACGACGGCGTCAACAAGCACCACACGACGATCGGCTCGTACGCCCGCACGGGTGCGGACAACATGTTCGTCGCCCCGGTGACGGTCGGCGACGGTGCGTACACCGGGGCCGGCTCGGTGATCCGGCGCGACGTGCCCGCGGGGGCGCTGGGCGTCTCCGCCGGTGCCCAGCGCAACATCGAGGGCTGGGTCGCGCGCGCCCGCGCCGGGACCCCGGCCGCCGAGGCCGCCCGCCGTGCGGGTGCGGGGGGCGCCGACGAGCTCTCGCCGCAGGCCCGTGCCGAACGTGAGCGTGCCGCCCAGGCGGCGAGCGACCCGCGACGGACGCCGCCCCCGACGCTTCCCGACCAGCCCGCCCCCCTCGCCGACCCTGCCGGCACGACCTCGGAGGACTCCGCCCGATGA
- a CDS encoding TetR/AcrR family transcriptional regulator, with product MTGTERRAQLLDVSRRLFAEKGFDGTSIEEIASRAEVSKPVVYEHFGGKEGIYAVVVDREIQALTGALTGALEGGGHPKVLVERTALALLTYIETSEDGFRILVRDSPVAQATGTFSSLIGDVATQVEHLLADQFRGQGLDPRTAPIYAQMLVGMVALTGQWWLDARRPRKAEVAAHLVNLAWNGLAGLERRPHLTRLTETTP from the coding sequence ATGACGGGTACCGAACGTCGTGCGCAGCTTCTCGACGTCTCCCGCCGCCTCTTCGCGGAGAAGGGGTTCGACGGCACCAGCATCGAGGAGATCGCGTCGCGCGCGGAGGTCTCCAAGCCGGTCGTCTACGAGCACTTCGGCGGCAAGGAGGGCATCTACGCGGTCGTCGTCGACCGGGAGATCCAGGCCCTGACGGGTGCCCTGACCGGGGCGCTGGAGGGCGGCGGCCACCCGAAGGTGCTCGTGGAGCGGACCGCGCTCGCGCTGCTCACGTACATCGAGACGTCGGAGGACGGCTTCCGCATCCTCGTGCGGGACTCGCCGGTCGCGCAGGCCACGGGCACGTTCTCGAGCCTCATCGGCGACGTGGCGACGCAGGTCGAGCACCTGCTCGCCGACCAGTTCCGCGGCCAGGGCCTGGACCCGCGCACGGCGCCGATCTACGCGCAGATGCTGGTCGGCATGGTCGCACTCACGGGCCAGTGGTGGCTCGACGCACGTCGCCCGCGCAAGGCGGAGGTCGCGGCCCACCTCGTCAACCTGGCGTGGAACGGGCTCGCAGGGCTGGAGCGGCGCCCGCACCTGACGCGGCTGACCGAGACGACGCCGTAG
- a CDS encoding MarR family winged helix-turn-helix transcriptional regulator, with amino-acid sequence MAPGTAPEEPGAQDEVDRIVLAWERERPDLDVRPLTVLSRVSRLARHLDLARRGAFARHDLETWEFDVLSALRRAGAPYRLSPGALLTQTLVTSGTMTNRIDRLVEHGLVERQPSPDDRRGVLVVLTELGRQRVDAAFADLLDVERGLLGELDEADRQRLADLLREVVAPFDAP; translated from the coding sequence ATGGCGCCAGGGACGGCTCCCGAGGAGCCGGGAGCACAGGACGAGGTCGACCGGATCGTGCTCGCATGGGAGCGGGAGCGGCCGGACCTCGACGTGCGCCCGCTCACGGTCCTGTCGCGCGTGAGCCGGCTGGCCCGTCACCTCGACCTGGCGCGCCGGGGCGCGTTCGCGCGGCACGACCTCGAGACGTGGGAGTTCGACGTGCTGTCCGCGCTGCGCCGCGCGGGGGCCCCGTACCGGCTGTCCCCCGGTGCGCTGCTCACCCAGACGCTCGTGACGAGCGGCACGATGACCAACCGGATCGACCGGCTCGTCGAGCACGGCCTGGTCGAGCGGCAGCCGTCGCCCGACGACCGCCGTGGCGTGCTCGTGGTGCTGACAGAGCTCGGCCGGCAGCGGGTGGACGCGGCGTTCGCCGACCTGCTCGACGTCGAGCGGGGACTGCTCGGCGAGCTCGACGAGGCCGACCGGCAGCGGCTCGCCGACCTGCTGCGCGAGGTCGTGGCACCGTTCGACGCGCCGTGA
- a CDS encoding CynX/NimT family MFS transporter has protein sequence MTAAARRVAADGARGLLLAAVLLYALNLRAPITALAPVVDDVQADLALSAAGVGLLTGVPVLCFAVATPLVAVLLARAGTTRVVTASLVTVLLGTVLRSVDGFGRALVGTVLIGVAITAGNVAVPVVIGRDFPSAVPRATGLYTAALNAGSVLTTTLTEPLASLVGWRWALASWGALAVVALVVWRRAYGGLVRGGPPRAGVDGDEAEETDAAAPPGTDATAARAAGASAAGASAGDGAPRVPDALRRPVTWLLAVSFAGQAFAYYAVSAWLPTVLHDGTGLDPTAAGGAAALFQLFGMVGGVAVPIALARRVPMRVVSLAIALGWVTLPVGLVLAPSAWGVWCTLAGVAQGGNFAVIFTVVAQTAGSQRAARRMSAAVQSVGYACGAAGPSVLGAVHAGTGAWQGPLAVVLGAVLLMAVAAQVALRAVRQRPVS, from the coding sequence ATGACGGCGGCTGCTCGGCGGGTCGCCGCCGACGGTGCGCGCGGGCTGCTGCTCGCGGCCGTCCTGCTGTACGCGCTCAACCTGCGCGCGCCGATCACGGCGCTCGCGCCCGTGGTGGACGACGTGCAGGCGGACCTGGCGCTGTCGGCCGCGGGGGTGGGCCTGCTCACGGGCGTCCCGGTGCTGTGCTTCGCGGTCGCGACGCCCCTGGTGGCGGTGCTGCTGGCCCGTGCGGGGACGACCCGGGTCGTGACGGCGTCGCTCGTCACGGTGCTGCTCGGCACGGTGCTGCGGTCGGTCGACGGCTTCGGCAGGGCCCTCGTCGGGACGGTGCTGATCGGGGTCGCGATCACGGCGGGCAACGTCGCCGTGCCGGTCGTGATCGGGCGGGACTTCCCGTCCGCGGTGCCGCGCGCGACCGGCCTGTACACCGCGGCGCTCAACGCGGGCAGCGTGCTGACCACGACGCTCACGGAGCCGCTCGCGTCGCTGGTCGGCTGGCGGTGGGCGCTCGCGTCGTGGGGTGCGCTCGCGGTGGTCGCGCTCGTGGTGTGGCGGCGTGCGTACGGCGGCCTGGTGCGGGGCGGGCCGCCGCGCGCGGGGGTGGACGGGGACGAAGCGGAGGAGACGGACGCCGCGGCACCGCCCGGCACCGACGCGACGGCCGCGCGGGCCGCGGGGGCGTCGGCGGCAGGCGCCTCGGCGGGGGACGGCGCCCCGCGCGTGCCCGACGCGCTGCGCCGGCCCGTGACGTGGCTGCTCGCGGTGTCGTTCGCGGGGCAGGCGTTCGCGTACTACGCGGTGAGCGCGTGGCTGCCGACCGTGCTGCACGACGGGACCGGTCTGGACCCGACGGCGGCGGGTGGCGCCGCGGCGCTCTTCCAGCTCTTCGGCATGGTGGGCGGGGTCGCGGTCCCGATCGCCCTCGCCCGCCGCGTGCCCATGCGCGTGGTGTCGCTCGCGATCGCGCTCGGCTGGGTGACGCTGCCCGTGGGCCTGGTGCTCGCGCCGTCGGCGTGGGGCGTGTGGTGCACGCTCGCGGGGGTCGCGCAGGGCGGCAACTTCGCGGTGATCTTCACGGTGGTCGCGCAGACCGCCGGCTCGCAGCGGGCCGCGCGGCGGATGTCGGCGGCGGTGCAGAGCGTGGGGTACGCGTGCGGCGCGGCGGGGCCGAGCGTGCTCGGGGCGGTGCACGCCGGGACGGGCGCGTGGCAGGGGCCGCTCGCGGTGGTGCTGGGCGCGGTGCTGCTCATGGCGGTCGCGGCCCAGGTCGCGCTGCGGGCGGTGCGGCAGCGGCCCGTCAGCTGA
- a CDS encoding DUF6518 family protein translates to MTALAPARPTDGAVTHTVRVVLLAATLGLAWGAATSFLQTVLPDPVSGLANAVAPWLVVPFVVGARARGDGTAAAAGLLACALQVVGYYVTSDLRGYGVATATVLAWTVTAALGGPLFGIAGRTWLTGEGRRRGLGEALLVGVWFTEAVVGFGVRLHYYDDAVVFALVAALLLLTLGRRPGPLTATLRWLAAVVPAGAVGMLLLDPLLRALS, encoded by the coding sequence GTGACCGCCCTCGCCCCCGCCCGCCCCACGGACGGCGCCGTGACCCACACCGTCCGCGTCGTCCTGCTGGCCGCGACGCTCGGGCTCGCCTGGGGCGCGGCCACCTCGTTCCTGCAGACCGTCCTGCCCGACCCCGTGTCCGGCCTGGCCAACGCCGTCGCCCCCTGGCTCGTCGTGCCGTTCGTCGTCGGCGCGCGCGCCCGCGGAGACGGCACCGCCGCCGCGGCCGGCCTCCTCGCGTGCGCGCTCCAGGTGGTCGGGTACTACGTCACCTCGGACCTGCGCGGCTACGGGGTCGCGACGGCGACGGTCCTGGCCTGGACCGTGACCGCCGCGCTCGGTGGGCCGCTGTTCGGCATCGCGGGCCGCACCTGGCTCACCGGCGAGGGGCGTCGACGCGGCCTCGGCGAGGCGCTGCTCGTCGGCGTCTGGTTCACCGAGGCGGTCGTCGGCTTCGGCGTCCGCCTGCACTACTACGACGACGCGGTCGTGTTCGCACTCGTCGCCGCCCTGCTGCTGCTCACCCTCGGCCGGCGACCCGGGCCCCTGACCGCCACGCTGCGCTGGCTCGCCGCCGTCGTGCCCGCGGGCGCGGTCGGGATGCTGCTGCTCGACCCCCTGCTGCGCGCGCTCAGCTGA
- the aztD gene encoding zinc metallochaperone AztD — protein MSHHPAPTRPRTVRSAAVRAAAGALPLVLLAACAGTETAAPEASSTPTPDARASESATYAPRLVLTYDGGLLVLDADTLETVSTIERDGFLRVNPAGDGRHVLVSTDAGFEVLDAGTWAEEHGDHAHYWTAEPSLTDVVYAADKPGHAVVHDERVALFDDGTGTVTVLDVDDVAGGDEAVTRTYTTPAAHHGVAVLRTDDALVVSDGTEEERTGVRLLDADDAEIASTDACPGVHGEAVAADEVVVVGCEDGLVVVGPDTVTKVASPDAYGRIGNQAGSEESPVVLGDYKSDPDAELERPTRVSLVDTRTATLRLVDLPSSYTFRSLGRGPEGEALVLGTDGALHVIDPEAGTLVRSVPLIDAWTEPDEWQEPRPALHVLDGTAYVTDPATNRVLAVDVATGEVWRTAELDVTPNEITSAPGRHAH, from the coding sequence ATGAGCCACCACCCCGCCCCGACCCGCCCGCGCACGGTCCGCAGCGCCGCCGTCCGTGCCGCCGCCGGCGCGCTGCCCCTCGTCCTGCTCGCCGCCTGCGCCGGCACCGAGACGGCTGCCCCGGAGGCCAGCAGCACGCCCACGCCCGACGCGCGCGCGTCCGAGTCCGCGACGTATGCGCCGCGCCTCGTCCTCACCTACGACGGCGGCCTGCTGGTCCTCGACGCCGACACCCTCGAGACCGTCTCGACCATCGAGCGCGACGGCTTCCTGCGGGTCAACCCCGCGGGCGACGGCCGCCACGTCCTGGTGTCCACCGATGCGGGCTTCGAGGTGCTCGACGCCGGCACGTGGGCCGAGGAGCACGGCGACCACGCGCACTACTGGACCGCCGAACCCTCGCTCACGGACGTCGTCTACGCGGCCGACAAGCCCGGTCACGCGGTCGTGCACGACGAGCGCGTCGCGCTCTTCGACGACGGCACGGGCACCGTGACCGTCCTCGACGTCGACGACGTCGCGGGCGGCGACGAGGCCGTCACGCGCACCTACACGACCCCCGCGGCCCACCACGGGGTGGCCGTCCTGCGCACGGACGACGCGCTCGTGGTCTCCGACGGCACCGAGGAGGAGCGGACCGGCGTGCGGCTGCTCGACGCCGACGACGCCGAGATCGCATCGACCGACGCCTGCCCCGGCGTGCACGGCGAGGCCGTCGCCGCCGACGAGGTCGTGGTCGTCGGCTGCGAGGACGGGCTCGTCGTCGTCGGGCCCGACACCGTCACGAAGGTCGCGAGCCCGGACGCGTACGGGCGGATCGGCAACCAGGCCGGCAGCGAGGAGTCGCCCGTCGTCCTCGGCGACTACAAGTCGGACCCGGACGCGGAGCTCGAGCGGCCGACGCGCGTCTCGCTCGTCGACACCCGCACCGCGACCCTGCGGCTCGTCGACCTGCCGTCGTCCTACACGTTCCGCTCCCTGGGCCGAGGCCCCGAGGGCGAGGCGCTCGTGCTCGGCACCGACGGCGCGCTGCACGTGATCGACCCCGAGGCGGGAACGCTCGTGCGGTCGGTCCCGCTGATCGACGCGTGGACCGAGCCCGACGAGTGGCAGGAGCCGCGGCCCGCGCTGCACGTGCTCGACGGCACCGCGTACGTCACGGACCCGGCGACGAACCGCGTGCTCGCGGTCGACGTCGCGACCGGCGAGGTGTGGCGGACCGCCGAGCTCGACGTGACGCCGAACGAGATCACGTCGGCCCCGGGGCGCCACGCGCACTGA
- a CDS encoding DUF4386 domain-containing protein, with amino-acid sequence MSPDRRSAVVVGTFFVLAAVAAVAGLALYQPALSDPGYVLGAGADGQVLLGGLLEVVLAVSCLGTAVAVYPVLRRHAPAAAIGYVAGRLLEAAVICVGIVATLSLVTLRRERDAVGDDGALVAVGHGLVALHDWTFLLGPGLVIGLNSLLLAAAVHRAGLVPRWITVLGLVGGPLVLLSSTAVLFGLYAQVSPVAMAAAVPVAAWEMSLAVYLLVRGYRTVPTAGAGGPAGGRVATPSLVARPA; translated from the coding sequence ATGAGCCCAGACCGACGCAGTGCCGTGGTCGTCGGCACCTTCTTCGTCCTCGCCGCCGTCGCCGCGGTCGCAGGGCTCGCGCTGTACCAGCCCGCCCTGTCCGACCCCGGCTACGTCCTCGGCGCCGGTGCCGACGGGCAGGTGCTGCTCGGCGGCCTGCTGGAGGTCGTGCTCGCGGTCTCGTGCCTCGGCACCGCCGTCGCCGTCTACCCGGTGCTCCGCCGGCACGCCCCCGCCGCTGCGATCGGGTATGTCGCGGGCCGGCTGCTCGAGGCCGCGGTCATCTGCGTCGGCATCGTCGCGACGCTGTCGCTCGTCACGCTCCGCCGCGAGCGCGACGCCGTCGGCGACGACGGCGCGCTCGTCGCGGTGGGCCACGGCCTCGTCGCGCTGCACGACTGGACGTTCCTGCTCGGACCCGGCCTGGTCATCGGCCTCAACAGCCTGCTGCTCGCCGCCGCAGTGCACCGCGCGGGCCTCGTCCCGCGGTGGATCACGGTCCTCGGGCTCGTCGGCGGGCCGCTCGTCCTCCTGTCGTCGACCGCCGTGCTCTTCGGGCTGTACGCGCAGGTGTCACCCGTCGCGATGGCGGCCGCCGTGCCGGTCGCGGCGTGGGAGATGAGCCTCGCCGTCTACCTCCTGGTCCGCGGCTACCGGACGGTCCCCACGGCGGGAGCGGGGGGGCCGGCGGGGGGACGGGTCGCCACACCGTCGCTCGTCGCGCGGCCCGCGTGA
- a CDS encoding TetR/AcrR family transcriptional regulator: MPTGAARPPLSRERVLDAAVALADAEGLDAVSMRRLAQDLGVVPMAIYKHVAHKDELLDGMADRVVAAIPPTDADLPWRDALRARVLDARDVMLRHPWARRVLEGQAAPTPVVLGHLDATIAILLRGGLSADLTHHVMHTLGSRVLGFSQELHTESTDAGTPLDDETAAWFAGTFPHVVAVATAASHDPASVVDAGCDDRFELEFTLDLLLDGIERLHRAGWTSAAARAARQA; the protein is encoded by the coding sequence ATGCCGACGGGTGCAGCCCGACCGCCGCTGAGCCGCGAGCGCGTGCTCGACGCCGCCGTCGCGCTCGCCGACGCCGAGGGTCTCGACGCGGTGAGCATGCGGCGGCTCGCGCAGGACCTGGGCGTCGTGCCGATGGCGATCTACAAGCACGTCGCGCACAAGGACGAGCTGCTCGACGGCATGGCCGACCGCGTCGTCGCCGCGATCCCGCCGACCGACGCGGACCTGCCCTGGCGCGACGCGCTGCGCGCGCGGGTGCTCGACGCGCGCGACGTCATGCTGCGCCACCCGTGGGCGCGGCGGGTGCTCGAGGGCCAGGCCGCGCCGACCCCGGTGGTCCTGGGACACCTCGACGCGACGATCGCCATCCTGCTGCGCGGCGGCCTGAGCGCCGACCTCACGCACCACGTCATGCACACACTCGGGAGCCGCGTGCTCGGCTTCAGCCAGGAGCTGCACACGGAGTCGACGGACGCCGGCACGCCGCTCGACGACGAGACGGCAGCCTGGTTCGCCGGGACGTTCCCCCACGTCGTCGCCGTGGCGACCGCCGCGTCGCACGACCCCGCGTCGGTGGTCGACGCGGGCTGCGACGACCGGTTCGAGCTCGAGTTCACGCTCGACCTGCTGCTCGACGGGATCGAGCGCCTGCACCGCGCGGGCTGGACGTCCGCGGCCGCACGGGCGGCCCGGCAGGCCTGA
- a CDS encoding pyridoxal phosphate-dependent decarboxylase family protein: MRELLSSATAEHYADTVHATVERLAGRLRTTTQPFSGATPEQLRRLVDAVDLDGPAIGTPAALQEVDELVTAHSVWFHVPTYAAHLNCPVVLPAVAAEAVLAAVNPSVDTYDQSGIGTFVERAVVDWTARRIGFAGGDGIFTSGGTQSNLQGLLLAREHALAGVADRGTTLPRLRVVASASSHFSVQKAALLLGLSPDAVVLAPSDALGRLRPDALATTLAAIRAAGHVPMAVVATAGTTDRGCLDPLASVADVCAHDGAWLHVDAAYGCGLLVSPTRRHLLDGIERARSVTVDFHKSFFQPVSSSALVVRDAADLAPVAWHADYLNPHDSDEPNQVDKSLQTTRRFDALKLWTTLRALGADRLGAMFDTVLDLAAAVHRWVEEDGDLVLVGRTQLSTVLFRYQPPGVPDAQADALVPQIRSALFGSGRALVAKTVVDGRACLKLTLLNPGTTLDDVVGVLELVRAAGAALVEGDDLLAGDATAAVR; encoded by the coding sequence GTGCGCGAGCTGCTGTCGTCCGCCACCGCCGAGCACTACGCCGACACCGTCCACGCCACCGTCGAACGGCTCGCCGGGCGGCTGCGCACCACCACCCAGCCGTTCTCGGGCGCGACGCCCGAGCAGCTGCGCCGGCTCGTCGACGCCGTCGACCTCGACGGTCCCGCGATCGGCACACCCGCCGCGCTGCAGGAGGTCGACGAGCTCGTCACCGCGCACTCCGTCTGGTTCCACGTGCCGACCTACGCGGCCCACCTCAACTGCCCCGTCGTCCTGCCGGCCGTCGCGGCGGAGGCCGTGCTCGCGGCCGTCAACCCGTCCGTCGACACCTACGACCAGTCCGGCATCGGCACGTTCGTCGAGCGGGCCGTCGTCGACTGGACCGCGCGGCGCATCGGCTTCGCGGGCGGCGACGGCATCTTCACGTCGGGCGGCACGCAGTCCAACCTCCAGGGCCTGCTGCTGGCCCGCGAGCACGCGCTCGCCGGAGTGGCGGACCGCGGCACGACGCTCCCCCGGCTGCGGGTCGTCGCGAGCGCGTCCAGCCACTTCAGCGTCCAGAAGGCCGCGCTGCTGCTCGGGCTCTCACCCGACGCGGTCGTCCTCGCACCGTCCGACGCCCTCGGGCGGCTGCGCCCCGACGCCCTCGCCACGACGCTCGCCGCCATCCGCGCCGCGGGCCACGTGCCGATGGCCGTCGTCGCGACCGCCGGCACGACCGACCGCGGGTGCCTCGACCCGCTCGCGTCGGTCGCGGACGTGTGCGCCCACGACGGCGCGTGGCTGCACGTCGACGCCGCCTACGGGTGCGGGCTGCTCGTCTCCCCCACCCGCCGCCACCTCCTCGACGGCATCGAGCGCGCCCGGTCGGTGACCGTCGACTTCCACAAGAGCTTCTTCCAGCCGGTCTCCTCCAGCGCGCTCGTCGTTCGCGACGCCGCCGACCTCGCACCCGTCGCCTGGCACGCCGACTACCTCAACCCGCACGACAGCGACGAGCCCAACCAGGTCGACAAGTCGCTGCAGACCACGCGCCGGTTCGACGCGCTCAAGCTCTGGACCACGCTGCGCGCGCTCGGCGCCGACCGGCTCGGGGCCATGTTCGACACCGTCCTGGACCTCGCCGCGGCCGTGCACCGGTGGGTCGAGGAGGACGGCGACCTCGTCCTCGTCGGCCGCACGCAGCTCTCGACCGTGCTGTTCCGCTACCAGCCGCCCGGCGTGCCCGACGCGCAGGCGGACGCCCTCGTGCCGCAGATCCGCTCGGCGCTGTTCGGCTCGGGACGCGCGCTCGTCGCCAAGACGGTCGTCGACGGGCGCGCGTGCCTCAAGCTCACGCTGCTCAACCCCGGCACGACGCTCGACGACGTCGTCGGCGTCCTGGAGCTCGTGCGCGCGGCCGGTGCGGCGCTCGTCGAGGGCGACGACCTGCTCGCGGGCGACGCGACGGCGGCCGTCCGGTGA
- a CDS encoding lysine N(6)-hydroxylase/L-ornithine N(5)-oxygenase family protein: MSARTHDLVGIGIGPFNLGLAALADPLDLDAVFLDGRDGFAWHHGMMLEGATTQVPFLADLVTMADPTSRFSFLAWLKATGRLYPFYIRESFYPLRSEYDAYCRWVAGQLASLRWGRTVVRVEADDDVYVVRAQRADGTVETYRARHLVLGVGTQPVVPAGLRDLDGPVVHSAGYLPARDRLRAGDSITVVGSGQSAAEIYRDLLEDVDRHRYRLDWVTRSPRFFPMEYTKLTLEMTSPEYTDHFHALPVGVRDRLAREQRALSKGISGALVDDIYDTLYRKSAAGPVPTTLLTDTEVLGARWDGERFALRLRHAQLGTEHERTTAGLVLATGYAAHVPAFLDPVLDRLDLDAQGRFAVARDYSVDGGRRRVFVQNGEEHTHGVTAPDLGFGPWRSSAILEAVVGREVYPRERRIAFQEFGVPGDARPAGAAAVDGVDAGAVVGGAR, from the coding sequence GTGAGCGCGCGCACGCACGACCTCGTCGGCATCGGCATCGGGCCCTTCAACCTCGGGCTGGCGGCGCTCGCCGACCCGCTCGACCTCGACGCGGTCTTCCTCGACGGCCGCGACGGCTTCGCCTGGCACCACGGGATGATGCTCGAGGGCGCGACGACCCAGGTCCCGTTCCTCGCGGACCTCGTGACGATGGCCGACCCCACGTCGCGGTTCTCGTTCCTCGCGTGGCTCAAGGCCACCGGCCGGCTGTACCCGTTCTACATCCGCGAGTCGTTCTACCCGCTGCGCAGCGAGTACGACGCGTACTGCCGGTGGGTCGCGGGGCAGCTCGCGTCGCTGCGCTGGGGGCGGACGGTCGTGCGCGTCGAGGCCGACGACGACGTGTACGTCGTGCGCGCGCAGCGGGCCGACGGGACGGTCGAGACGTACCGCGCGCGGCACCTCGTGCTCGGCGTCGGCACGCAGCCCGTCGTCCCGGCCGGCCTGCGGGACCTCGACGGGCCCGTCGTGCACAGCGCGGGGTACCTGCCCGCGCGCGACCGGCTGCGCGCGGGCGACAGCATCACGGTCGTCGGCAGCGGGCAGTCGGCGGCCGAGATCTACCGGGACCTGCTGGAGGACGTCGACCGGCACCGCTACCGCCTGGACTGGGTCACCCGCTCCCCGCGGTTCTTCCCGATGGAGTACACCAAGCTCACGCTCGAGATGACCTCGCCCGAGTACACCGACCACTTCCACGCGCTGCCCGTCGGCGTGCGGGACCGGCTCGCGCGCGAGCAGCGCGCGCTGTCCAAGGGCATCAGCGGCGCGCTCGTCGACGACATCTACGACACGCTCTACCGCAAGAGCGCCGCCGGGCCGGTGCCCACCACGCTGCTGACCGACACCGAGGTGCTCGGGGCCCGCTGGGACGGCGAGCGGTTCGCGCTGCGGCTGCGGCACGCGCAGCTCGGCACCGAGCACGAGCGCACCACCGCCGGCCTGGTCCTCGCGACCGGGTACGCCGCGCACGTCCCCGCGTTCCTCGACCCCGTGCTCGACCGGCTCGACCTCGACGCGCAGGGCCGGTTCGCCGTCGCCCGGGACTACTCCGTCGACGGGGGACGCCGGCGCGTGTTCGTCCAGAACGGCGAGGAGCACACGCACGGCGTCACCGCGCCCGACCTCGGCTTCGGGCCGTGGCGCAGCTCCGCGATCCTCGAGGCCGTCGTGGGCCGCGAGGTGTATCCCCGCGAGCGCCGGATCGCGTTCCAGGAGTTCGGCGTCCCGGGCGACGCGCGACCCGCGGGTGCCGCGGCCGTGGACGGCGTCGACGCGGGCGCGGTCGTCGGCGGGGCCCGGTGA